In the Oncorhynchus tshawytscha isolate Ot180627B linkage group LG17, Otsh_v2.0, whole genome shotgun sequence genome, one interval contains:
- the svopl gene encoding putative transporter SVOPL isoform X4, which yields MGSVGRQRRSSMKTQLVSAIQLEEVEMEVNNPHQEVNSLYQEINKPHQEVNSLYQEINKPHQEVKEPQTYSVEEAVETIGFGRFHILLFIIMGSASIAEAMEIMLLAVVSPEIRCEWHLDDWEVALVSTMVFAGFMVCGVLSGYVADRYGRWKVVFGGSLWAAYFSLLTSFSPSYGWFIFLRLMVGCGVAGCSQGFVLKTEFIPASYRSYLLPLASIFWMVGSMLIILLGMTVVPTLGWRWMIRLSVIPSVILLLLFQLIPESARYNVSAGNVQAAVETLQRIARMNRASMPPGSLVEPVVKDRGSWRLLVSPAFRRTSLLLWYSWFVASFSYYGSVLSSSELLEKNLLCVTDADAEHQQKHSHPEDGLCYCIPFGFSDYQTLLISCLGEVALIPLNIFLLNVFGRKLSMVLLELMAALFFMLVNICSTMFGFTILLFLIRSLVSMNFNVVYIYTAEVYPTAVRSLGMGFCTSFSRIGGMIAPFIAQVLMSHSVILALLPFTVACVLCAVGAFLLPIETKGRALLQSS from the exons ATGGGCAgtgtagggagacagaggaggtccTCCATGAAGACTCAGCTGGTTAGTGCCATCCAGCTAGAGGAAGTGGAGATGGAGGTCaataaccctcaccaagaggTCAACAGCCTTTACCAAGAGATCAACAAACCACACCAAGAGGTCAACAGCCTTTACCAAGAGATCAACAAACCACACCAAGAGGTCAAAG AGCCGCAGACGTACAGTGTGGAGGAAGCGGTGGAGACCATCGGCTTTGGTCGCTTCCATATTCTGTTGTTCATCATCATGGGCAGTGCCAgc ATAGCGGAGGCCATGGAGATCATGTTGCTGGCCGTGGTGTCTCCTGAGATCCGCTGTGAATGGCATCTGGACGACTGGGAGGTGGCTCTGGTCTCCACG atgGTGTTTGCAGGGTTCATGGTGTGTGGAGTGCTGAGTGGATACGTGGCCGATAGATATGGACGCTGGAAG GTGGTGTTTGGAGGTTCTTTGTGGGCAGCGTATTTCTCCCTGCTCACCTCCTTCTCTCCGTCCTACGGATGGTTCATCTTCCTTCGCCTAATGGTGGGCTGTGGCGTGGCCGGGTGCTCCCAGGG GTTTGTCCTAAAGACCGAGTTTATCCCTGCAAGCTACAGATCCTACCTACTACCTCTCGCCTCA ATCTTCTGGATGGTAGGCTCCATGCTCATCATCCTGCTGGGTATGACTGTGGTTCCAACGCTGGGCTGGCGTTGGATGATCCGCCTGTCCGTCATCCCCAGTgtcatcctcctccttctcttccag CTTATCCCGGAGTCGGCTCGCTACAACGTGTCAGCAGGGAACGTGCAGGCTGCCGTGGAAACACTCCAGCGTATTGCCAGGATGAACAGGGCCTCCATGCCACCAGGGAGCCTCGTGGAACCTGTGGtg AAAGACAGGGGCAGTTGGCGCCTCCTGGTCAGTCCAGCATTCAGGAGGACCTCCCTACTACTGTGGTACTCATG GTTTGTGGCGTCCTTCTCCTACTATGGCTCTGTGTTGAGCAGCTCTGAGCTGCTGGAGAAGAACCTGCTGTGTGTGACAGACGCTGACGCAGAGCACCAGCAGAAACACAGCCATCCAGAGGACGGGCTGTGCTACTGCATTCCCTTCGGCTTTAGCGACTACCAGACCCTCCTCATCAGCTGTCTAGGGGAGGTTGCCC tcATCCCTCTGAATATATTCCTGTTGAACGTGTTTGGGAGGAAGTTGAGCATGGTTCTGCTGGAGCTCATGGCAGCTCTGTTCTTCATGCTGGTCAACATTTGCTCTACTAT gttTGGTTTTACCATTTTGCTGTTCCTGATCAGGTCTCTGGTCTCCATGAATTTCAATGTTGTTTATATTTATACTGCGGAG GTGTACCCGACTGCGGTGCGTTCTCTCGGGATGGGTTTCTGCACTTCTTTCAGCCGCATCGGAGGCATGATCGCCCCCTTCATAGCacag GTGTTGATGTCACACTCAGTGATTTTAGCTTTGCTGCCATTTACTGTGGCCTGTGTGCTTTGTGCCGTTGGAGCCTTTCTACTGCCTATCGAGACAAAGGGACGAGCACTACTG CAAAGTTCCTGA
- the svopl gene encoding putative transporter SVOPL isoform X2, which translates to MGSVGRQRRSSMKTQLVSAIQLEEVEMEVNNPHQEVNSLYQEINKPHQEVKEPQTYSVEEAVETIGFGRFHILLFIIMGSASIAEAMEIMLLAVVSPEIRCEWHLDDWEVALVSTMVFAGFMVCGVLSGYVADRYGRWKVVFGGSLWAAYFSLLTSFSPSYGWFIFLRLMVGCGVAGCSQGFVLKTEFIPASYRSYLLPLASIFWMVGSMLIILLGMTVVPTLGWRWMIRLSVIPSVILLLLFQLIPESARYNVSAGNVQAAVETLQRIARMNRASMPPGSLVEPVVKDRGSWRLLVSPAFRRTSLLLWYSWFVASFSYYGSVLSSSELLEKNLLCVTDADAEHQQKHSHPEDGLCYCIPFGFSDYQTLLISCLGEVALIPLNIFLLNVFGRKLSMVLLELMAALFFMLVNICSTMFGFTILLFLIRSLVSMNFNVVYIYTAEVYPTAVRSLGMGFCTSFSRIGGMIAPFIAQVLMSHSVILALLPFTVACVLCAVGAFLLPIETKGRALLQSS; encoded by the exons ATGGGCAgtgtagggagacagaggaggtccTCCATGAAGACTCAGCTGGTTAGTGCCATCCAGCTAGAGGAAGTGGAGATGGAGGTCaataaccctcaccaagaggTCAACAGCCTTTACCAAGAGATCAACAAACCACACCAAGAGGTCAA AGAGCCGCAGACGTACAGTGTGGAGGAAGCGGTGGAGACCATCGGCTTTGGTCGCTTCCATATTCTGTTGTTCATCATCATGGGCAGTGCCAgc ATAGCGGAGGCCATGGAGATCATGTTGCTGGCCGTGGTGTCTCCTGAGATCCGCTGTGAATGGCATCTGGACGACTGGGAGGTGGCTCTGGTCTCCACG atgGTGTTTGCAGGGTTCATGGTGTGTGGAGTGCTGAGTGGATACGTGGCCGATAGATATGGACGCTGGAAG GTGGTGTTTGGAGGTTCTTTGTGGGCAGCGTATTTCTCCCTGCTCACCTCCTTCTCTCCGTCCTACGGATGGTTCATCTTCCTTCGCCTAATGGTGGGCTGTGGCGTGGCCGGGTGCTCCCAGGG GTTTGTCCTAAAGACCGAGTTTATCCCTGCAAGCTACAGATCCTACCTACTACCTCTCGCCTCA ATCTTCTGGATGGTAGGCTCCATGCTCATCATCCTGCTGGGTATGACTGTGGTTCCAACGCTGGGCTGGCGTTGGATGATCCGCCTGTCCGTCATCCCCAGTgtcatcctcctccttctcttccag CTTATCCCGGAGTCGGCTCGCTACAACGTGTCAGCAGGGAACGTGCAGGCTGCCGTGGAAACACTCCAGCGTATTGCCAGGATGAACAGGGCCTCCATGCCACCAGGGAGCCTCGTGGAACCTGTGGtg AAAGACAGGGGCAGTTGGCGCCTCCTGGTCAGTCCAGCATTCAGGAGGACCTCCCTACTACTGTGGTACTCATG GTTTGTGGCGTCCTTCTCCTACTATGGCTCTGTGTTGAGCAGCTCTGAGCTGCTGGAGAAGAACCTGCTGTGTGTGACAGACGCTGACGCAGAGCACCAGCAGAAACACAGCCATCCAGAGGACGGGCTGTGCTACTGCATTCCCTTCGGCTTTAGCGACTACCAGACCCTCCTCATCAGCTGTCTAGGGGAGGTTGCCC tcATCCCTCTGAATATATTCCTGTTGAACGTGTTTGGGAGGAAGTTGAGCATGGTTCTGCTGGAGCTCATGGCAGCTCTGTTCTTCATGCTGGTCAACATTTGCTCTACTAT gttTGGTTTTACCATTTTGCTGTTCCTGATCAGGTCTCTGGTCTCCATGAATTTCAATGTTGTTTATATTTATACTGCGGAG GTGTACCCGACTGCGGTGCGTTCTCTCGGGATGGGTTTCTGCACTTCTTTCAGCCGCATCGGAGGCATGATCGCCCCCTTCATAGCacag GTGTTGATGTCACACTCAGTGATTTTAGCTTTGCTGCCATTTACTGTGGCCTGTGTGCTTTGTGCCGTTGGAGCCTTTCTACTGCCTATCGAGACAAAGGGACGAGCACTACTG CAAAGTTCCTGA
- the svopl gene encoding putative transporter SVOPL isoform X1: MMCKSNIKEMCLNSAFAVFSFFSLQKCNDSILVAGTFLLLSRLAKAYSFALTNTHRQISISTIPVSMGSVGRQRRSSMKTQLVSAIQLEEVEMEVNNPHQEVNSLYQEINKPHQEVNSLYQEINKPHQEVKEPQTYSVEEAVETIGFGRFHILLFIIMGSASIAEAMEIMLLAVVSPEIRCEWHLDDWEVALVSTMVFAGFMVCGVLSGYVADRYGRWKVVFGGSLWAAYFSLLTSFSPSYGWFIFLRLMVGCGVAGCSQGFVLKTEFIPASYRSYLLPLASIFWMVGSMLIILLGMTVVPTLGWRWMIRLSVIPSVILLLLFQLIPESARYNVSAGNVQAAVETLQRIARMNRASMPPGSLVEPVVKDRGSWRLLVSPAFRRTSLLLWYSWFVASFSYYGSVLSSSELLEKNLLCVTDADAEHQQKHSHPEDGLCYCIPFGFSDYQTLLISCLGEVALIPLNIFLLNVFGRKLSMVLLELMAALFFMLVNICSTMFGFTILLFLIRSLVSMNFNVVYIYTAEVYPTAVRSLGMGFCTSFSRIGGMIAPFIAQVLMSHSVILALLPFTVACVLCAVGAFLLPIETKGRALLQSS, translated from the exons ATGATGTGTAAATCAAACATTAAAGAAATGTGTTTAAACTCAGCCTTTGCTGTCTTCAGCTTTTTTTCTCTACAAAAGTGTAATGATAGTATTTTAGTTGCTGGtacctttttgttgttgtcaagaCTGGCTAAGGCTTACAG CTTTGCTCTCACCAACACACACCGGCAGATATCTATCTCAACAATACCAG TGTCTATGGGCAgtgtagggagacagaggaggtccTCCATGAAGACTCAGCTGGTTAGTGCCATCCAGCTAGAGGAAGTGGAGATGGAGGTCaataaccctcaccaagaggTCAACAGCCTTTACCAAGAGATCAACAAACCACACCAAGAGGTCAACAGCCTTTACCAAGAGATCAACAAACCACACCAAGAGGTCAAAG AGCCGCAGACGTACAGTGTGGAGGAAGCGGTGGAGACCATCGGCTTTGGTCGCTTCCATATTCTGTTGTTCATCATCATGGGCAGTGCCAgc ATAGCGGAGGCCATGGAGATCATGTTGCTGGCCGTGGTGTCTCCTGAGATCCGCTGTGAATGGCATCTGGACGACTGGGAGGTGGCTCTGGTCTCCACG atgGTGTTTGCAGGGTTCATGGTGTGTGGAGTGCTGAGTGGATACGTGGCCGATAGATATGGACGCTGGAAG GTGGTGTTTGGAGGTTCTTTGTGGGCAGCGTATTTCTCCCTGCTCACCTCCTTCTCTCCGTCCTACGGATGGTTCATCTTCCTTCGCCTAATGGTGGGCTGTGGCGTGGCCGGGTGCTCCCAGGG GTTTGTCCTAAAGACCGAGTTTATCCCTGCAAGCTACAGATCCTACCTACTACCTCTCGCCTCA ATCTTCTGGATGGTAGGCTCCATGCTCATCATCCTGCTGGGTATGACTGTGGTTCCAACGCTGGGCTGGCGTTGGATGATCCGCCTGTCCGTCATCCCCAGTgtcatcctcctccttctcttccag CTTATCCCGGAGTCGGCTCGCTACAACGTGTCAGCAGGGAACGTGCAGGCTGCCGTGGAAACACTCCAGCGTATTGCCAGGATGAACAGGGCCTCCATGCCACCAGGGAGCCTCGTGGAACCTGTGGtg AAAGACAGGGGCAGTTGGCGCCTCCTGGTCAGTCCAGCATTCAGGAGGACCTCCCTACTACTGTGGTACTCATG GTTTGTGGCGTCCTTCTCCTACTATGGCTCTGTGTTGAGCAGCTCTGAGCTGCTGGAGAAGAACCTGCTGTGTGTGACAGACGCTGACGCAGAGCACCAGCAGAAACACAGCCATCCAGAGGACGGGCTGTGCTACTGCATTCCCTTCGGCTTTAGCGACTACCAGACCCTCCTCATCAGCTGTCTAGGGGAGGTTGCCC tcATCCCTCTGAATATATTCCTGTTGAACGTGTTTGGGAGGAAGTTGAGCATGGTTCTGCTGGAGCTCATGGCAGCTCTGTTCTTCATGCTGGTCAACATTTGCTCTACTAT gttTGGTTTTACCATTTTGCTGTTCCTGATCAGGTCTCTGGTCTCCATGAATTTCAATGTTGTTTATATTTATACTGCGGAG GTGTACCCGACTGCGGTGCGTTCTCTCGGGATGGGTTTCTGCACTTCTTTCAGCCGCATCGGAGGCATGATCGCCCCCTTCATAGCacag GTGTTGATGTCACACTCAGTGATTTTAGCTTTGCTGCCATTTACTGTGGCCTGTGTGCTTTGTGCCGTTGGAGCCTTTCTACTGCCTATCGAGACAAAGGGACGAGCACTACTG CAAAGTTCCTGA
- the svopl gene encoding putative transporter SVOPL isoform X3 — protein sequence MPQLLSTHNLQPNLSPVALLSPTHTGRYLSQQYQTAVSMGSVGRQRRSSMKTQLVSAIQLEEVEMEVNNPHQEVNSLYQEINKPHQEVNSLYQEINKPHQEVKEPQTYSVEEAVETIGFGRFHILLFIIMGSASIAEAMEIMLLAVVSPEIRCEWHLDDWEVALVSTMVFAGFMVCGVLSGYVADRYGRWKVVFGGSLWAAYFSLLTSFSPSYGWFIFLRLMVGCGVAGCSQGFVLKTEFIPASYRSYLLPLASIFWMVGSMLIILLGMTVVPTLGWRWMIRLSVIPSVILLLLFQLIPESARYNVSAGNVQAAVETLQRIARMNRASMPPGSLVEPVVKDRGSWRLLVSPAFRRTSLLLWYSWFVASFSYYGSVLSSSELLEKNLLCVTDADAEHQQKHSHPEDGLCYCIPFGFSDYQTLLISCLGEVALIPLNIFLLNVFGRKLSMVLLELMAALFFMLVNICSTMFGFTILLFLIRSLVSMNFNVVYIYTAEVYPTAVRSLGMGFCTSFSRIGGMIAPFIAQVLMSHSVILALLPFTVACVLCAVGAFLLPIETKGRALLQSS from the exons ATGCCTCAACTATTGTCAACCCATAACCTGCAACCCAACCTCTCTCCTGTAGCTTTGCTCTCACCAACACACACCGGCAGATATCTATCTCAACAATACCAG ACTGCAGTGTCTATGGGCAgtgtagggagacagaggaggtccTCCATGAAGACTCAGCTGGTTAGTGCCATCCAGCTAGAGGAAGTGGAGATGGAGGTCaataaccctcaccaagaggTCAACAGCCTTTACCAAGAGATCAACAAACCACACCAAGAGGTCAACAGCCTTTACCAAGAGATCAACAAACCACACCAAGAGGTCAAAG AGCCGCAGACGTACAGTGTGGAGGAAGCGGTGGAGACCATCGGCTTTGGTCGCTTCCATATTCTGTTGTTCATCATCATGGGCAGTGCCAgc ATAGCGGAGGCCATGGAGATCATGTTGCTGGCCGTGGTGTCTCCTGAGATCCGCTGTGAATGGCATCTGGACGACTGGGAGGTGGCTCTGGTCTCCACG atgGTGTTTGCAGGGTTCATGGTGTGTGGAGTGCTGAGTGGATACGTGGCCGATAGATATGGACGCTGGAAG GTGGTGTTTGGAGGTTCTTTGTGGGCAGCGTATTTCTCCCTGCTCACCTCCTTCTCTCCGTCCTACGGATGGTTCATCTTCCTTCGCCTAATGGTGGGCTGTGGCGTGGCCGGGTGCTCCCAGGG GTTTGTCCTAAAGACCGAGTTTATCCCTGCAAGCTACAGATCCTACCTACTACCTCTCGCCTCA ATCTTCTGGATGGTAGGCTCCATGCTCATCATCCTGCTGGGTATGACTGTGGTTCCAACGCTGGGCTGGCGTTGGATGATCCGCCTGTCCGTCATCCCCAGTgtcatcctcctccttctcttccag CTTATCCCGGAGTCGGCTCGCTACAACGTGTCAGCAGGGAACGTGCAGGCTGCCGTGGAAACACTCCAGCGTATTGCCAGGATGAACAGGGCCTCCATGCCACCAGGGAGCCTCGTGGAACCTGTGGtg AAAGACAGGGGCAGTTGGCGCCTCCTGGTCAGTCCAGCATTCAGGAGGACCTCCCTACTACTGTGGTACTCATG GTTTGTGGCGTCCTTCTCCTACTATGGCTCTGTGTTGAGCAGCTCTGAGCTGCTGGAGAAGAACCTGCTGTGTGTGACAGACGCTGACGCAGAGCACCAGCAGAAACACAGCCATCCAGAGGACGGGCTGTGCTACTGCATTCCCTTCGGCTTTAGCGACTACCAGACCCTCCTCATCAGCTGTCTAGGGGAGGTTGCCC tcATCCCTCTGAATATATTCCTGTTGAACGTGTTTGGGAGGAAGTTGAGCATGGTTCTGCTGGAGCTCATGGCAGCTCTGTTCTTCATGCTGGTCAACATTTGCTCTACTAT gttTGGTTTTACCATTTTGCTGTTCCTGATCAGGTCTCTGGTCTCCATGAATTTCAATGTTGTTTATATTTATACTGCGGAG GTGTACCCGACTGCGGTGCGTTCTCTCGGGATGGGTTTCTGCACTTCTTTCAGCCGCATCGGAGGCATGATCGCCCCCTTCATAGCacag GTGTTGATGTCACACTCAGTGATTTTAGCTTTGCTGCCATTTACTGTGGCCTGTGTGCTTTGTGCCGTTGGAGCCTTTCTACTGCCTATCGAGACAAAGGGACGAGCACTACTG CAAAGTTCCTGA